One segment of Coffea arabica cultivar ET-39 chromosome 7c, Coffea Arabica ET-39 HiFi, whole genome shotgun sequence DNA contains the following:
- the LOC113698033 gene encoding probable glutathione S-transferase parC isoform X1, which yields MAGDKVVVLGTYVSMFSMRAQVALNEKGIEYEKKEEDLANKSPLFLEMNPVHKKIPVLIHNGKPVCESLIIVQYIDEVWHDKNPLLPSDPYQRAQARFWADFVDKKVYDCGRRIWATKGEEKEAAKKEFIGIMKTLEGELGNKPYFGGEDFGYVDVALIPFYCWFHAYENFGNFKTETECPKLVEWAKRCMQRESVSKSLADPHKIYEFVVSLKKKLGIE from the exons ATGGCCGGTGACAAGGTGGTTGTGTTGGGTACATATGTGAGCATGTTTAGCATGAGAGCCCAAGTTGCTCTGAACGAAAAAGGGATCGAGtatgaaaagaaagaagaagacttGGCTAACAAGAGCCCACTTTTTCTTGAGATGAACCCTGTTCACAAGAAAATCCCAGTTCTGATTCATAATGGAAAGCCTGTTTGCGAGTCCCTTATCATTGTTCAGTACATAGATGAAGTGTGGCATGACAAGAATCCCTTGCTGCCATCTGATCCTTACCAGAGAGCTCAAGCTAGGTTCTGGGCTGACTTCGTTGacaaaaag GTTTATGATTGTGGAAGGAGGATCTGGGCCACAAAGGGAGAAGAAAAGGAGGCAGCCAAGAAGGAATTCATAGGGATTATGAAAACATTGGAAGGAGAACTTGGAAATAAGCCTTACTTTGGAGGGGAAGACTTTGGATATGTGGATGTGGCTTTGATTCCTTTCTACTGTTGGTTCCATGCCTATGAGAACTTTGGGAATTTCAAGACAGAAACGGAGTGTCCAAAGCTGGTGGAATGGGCCAAAAGATGCATGCAGCGGGAGAGCGTTTCCAAGTCCCTTGCTGATCCTCACAAGATTTACGAATTTGTTGTGTCCTTGAAGAAGAAGCTTGGGATCGAATAA
- the LOC113698033 gene encoding probable glutathione S-transferase parC isoform X3, with protein sequence MRAQVALNEKGIEYEKKEEDLANKSPLFLEMNPVHKKIPVLIHNGKPVCESLIIVQYIDEVWHDKNPLLPSDPYQRAQARFWADFVDKKVYDCGRRIWATKGEEKEAAKKEFIGIMKTLEGELGNKPYFGGEDFGYVDVALIPFYCWFHAYENFGNFKTETECPKLVEWAKRCMQRESVSKSLADPHKIYEFVVSLKKKLGIE encoded by the exons ATGAGAGCCCAAGTTGCTCTGAACGAAAAAGGGATCGAGtatgaaaagaaagaagaagacttGGCTAACAAGAGCCCACTTTTTCTTGAGATGAACCCTGTTCACAAGAAAATCCCAGTTCTGATTCATAATGGAAAGCCTGTTTGCGAGTCCCTTATCATTGTTCAGTACATAGATGAAGTGTGGCATGACAAGAATCCCTTGCTGCCATCTGATCCTTACCAGAGAGCTCAAGCTAGGTTCTGGGCTGACTTCGTTGacaaaaag GTTTATGATTGTGGAAGGAGGATCTGGGCCACAAAGGGAGAAGAAAAGGAGGCAGCCAAGAAGGAATTCATAGGGATTATGAAAACATTGGAAGGAGAACTTGGAAATAAGCCTTACTTTGGAGGGGAAGACTTTGGATATGTGGATGTGGCTTTGATTCCTTTCTACTGTTGGTTCCATGCCTATGAGAACTTTGGGAATTTCAAGACAGAAACGGAGTGTCCAAAGCTGGTGGAATGGGCCAAAAGATGCATGCAGCGGGAGAGCGTTTCCAAGTCCCTTGCTGATCCTCACAAGATTTACGAATTTGTTGTGTCCTTGAAGAAGAAGCTTGGGATCGAATAA
- the LOC113698033 gene encoding probable glutathione S-transferase parC isoform X2, whose protein sequence is MKVVVLGTYVSMFSMRAQVALNEKGIEYEKKEEDLANKSPLFLEMNPVHKKIPVLIHNGKPVCESLIIVQYIDEVWHDKNPLLPSDPYQRAQARFWADFVDKKVYDCGRRIWATKGEEKEAAKKEFIGIMKTLEGELGNKPYFGGEDFGYVDVALIPFYCWFHAYENFGNFKTETECPKLVEWAKRCMQRESVSKSLADPHKIYEFVVSLKKKLGIE, encoded by the exons ATGAAG GTGGTTGTGTTGGGTACATATGTGAGCATGTTTAGCATGAGAGCCCAAGTTGCTCTGAACGAAAAAGGGATCGAGtatgaaaagaaagaagaagacttGGCTAACAAGAGCCCACTTTTTCTTGAGATGAACCCTGTTCACAAGAAAATCCCAGTTCTGATTCATAATGGAAAGCCTGTTTGCGAGTCCCTTATCATTGTTCAGTACATAGATGAAGTGTGGCATGACAAGAATCCCTTGCTGCCATCTGATCCTTACCAGAGAGCTCAAGCTAGGTTCTGGGCTGACTTCGTTGacaaaaag GTTTATGATTGTGGAAGGAGGATCTGGGCCACAAAGGGAGAAGAAAAGGAGGCAGCCAAGAAGGAATTCATAGGGATTATGAAAACATTGGAAGGAGAACTTGGAAATAAGCCTTACTTTGGAGGGGAAGACTTTGGATATGTGGATGTGGCTTTGATTCCTTTCTACTGTTGGTTCCATGCCTATGAGAACTTTGGGAATTTCAAGACAGAAACGGAGTGTCCAAAGCTGGTGGAATGGGCCAAAAGATGCATGCAGCGGGAGAGCGTTTCCAAGTCCCTTGCTGATCCTCACAAGATTTACGAATTTGTTGTGTCCTTGAAGAAGAAGCTTGGGATCGAATAA
- the LOC140010118 gene encoding probable glutathione S-transferase parC has translation MDGEVILLDAYISMFGMRLRIALAEKGDKYEFREENLPNKTPFLLQMNPIYKKVPVLIHKRALQYINEVWHDKSPLLPSDPYKRAQARFWADLVDQKILGLVHTLGRKTWAAKGKELEAAKKEFIEALKVLEGELGDKPYFGGEEFGYVDVALIPFYSWFHAYETCGNFKIGAQCPKFAAWAKRCIHRESVSKSLADPEKVYDFVLILKKYCGVE, from the exons ATGGATGGTGAAGTGATTCTGTTGGATGCATATATTAGTATGTTTGGCATGAGGCTAAGAATAGCTTTAGCTGAGAAGGGTGACAAGTATGAGTTCAGGGAAGAGAACTTGCCCAATAAGACCCCATTTCTTTTACAAATGAATCCCATTTACAAGAAAGTCCCTGTTTTAATTCACAAGAGAGCCCTTCAATATATTAATGAGGTTTGGCATGATAAGAGCCCATTGTTGCCATCTGACCCTTACAAGAGAGCTCAAGCTAGATTCTGGGCTGATCTTGTTGACCAAAAGATACTAGGATTA GTCCATACTTTAGGAAGAAAAACCTGGGCCGCTAAAGGGAAAGAACTGGAGGCAGCCAAGAAGGAATTCATAGAGGCTCTCAAGGTACTAGAAGGGGAACTTGGAGATAAGCCTTACTTTGGTGGTGAAGAGTTTGGATATGTAGATGTGGCTTTGATTCCTTTCTACAGTTGGTTCCATGCCTATGAGACTTGTGGAAACTTCAAAATTGGCGCACAATGCCCAAAGTTTGCGGCTTGGGCTAAAAGGTGCATCCACAGGGAGAGCGTGTCCAAGTCCCTTGCTGATCCTGAAAAGGTTTATGACTTTGTTCTGATACTGAAGAAGTATTGTGGGGTTGAATAA